The Nocardioides humi genome includes a region encoding these proteins:
- a CDS encoding RNA polymerase sigma factor gives MSPPHAPPPVPAARADRFRTFYAATYADLLRFAQRRVHPSHAEDVVADVFLVAWRRLDELPTAPGDARAWLFGIARNTILNDRRSGRRRQALTVRLAETTVPPAGTGPEADLDAVAQRVDLAAAWRRLSAVHQETLALRLWDGLSAPEAARVLGISPVAFRLRLTRARRALRAHLDHLPAAGRAPAGLSERSTS, from the coding sequence ATGAGCCCACCGCACGCCCCGCCACCCGTCCCGGCCGCCCGGGCGGACCGGTTCCGGACGTTCTACGCCGCGACGTACGCCGACCTGCTCCGCTTCGCCCAGCGCCGGGTCCATCCCAGCCATGCCGAGGACGTCGTCGCCGACGTCTTCCTCGTCGCGTGGCGACGGCTCGACGAGCTGCCCACCGCGCCGGGCGACGCCCGGGCCTGGCTGTTCGGCATCGCCCGCAACACGATCCTCAACGACCGGCGCTCCGGCCGGCGGCGCCAGGCGCTGACGGTCCGGCTGGCCGAGACGACCGTTCCCCCGGCAGGCACCGGGCCGGAGGCGGACCTCGACGCCGTGGCGCAACGGGTCGACCTGGCCGCAGCCTGGCGGCGCCTCTCGGCGGTCCACCAGGAGACCCTCGCGCTCCGGCTGTGGGACGGGCTCTCGGCACCGGAGGCGGCCCGGGTCCTGGGCATCTCGCCCGTCGCCTTCCGGCTGCGGCTCACCCGCGCGCGCCGCGCCCTGCGCGCGCACCTCGACCACCTCCCCGCCGCCGGGCGCGCCCCGGCCGGCCTCTCCGAGCGGAGCACCTCGTGA
- the yidC gene encoding membrane protein insertase YidC — protein sequence MSVLDPLSHALAAVVATTHAAVTALGADPDAGGTWLLSIAAVVVLVRLALLPLVVRGVRQAHAAARARPHLKRLSEKYAGRRDPDSMRAFLEERRQLGAEHGVSRLGCLPTLAQVPVWMALYHLLAHVSAGTTVGALTPTLVASFGAATVLGVPLAAHGYGGGGAHLAVVAGLAGTAAVISYVTQRHLVLPNTVTADLPETMLGVQQLVPLLSAGGMLVAGGVVPVALLAYWVCSSLWTCGQAAVIHRWFPTPGSPAALRLERE from the coding sequence ATGTCCGTCCTCGATCCGCTGTCCCATGCCCTCGCCGCCGTCGTCGCCACGACCCACGCCGCCGTGACCGCCCTCGGCGCCGACCCCGACGCCGGCGGCACCTGGCTGCTGAGCATCGCCGCCGTGGTCGTGCTCGTCCGCCTCGCCCTGCTGCCCCTGGTGGTGCGCGGCGTCCGCCAGGCGCACGCCGCCGCCCGCGCCCGGCCACACCTGAAGCGCCTGTCCGAGAAGTACGCCGGCCGGCGGGACCCCGACAGCATGCGGGCGTTCCTCGAGGAGCGCCGGCAGCTGGGGGCGGAGCACGGGGTGTCGCGACTCGGCTGCCTGCCGACGCTGGCGCAGGTCCCGGTCTGGATGGCGCTCTACCACCTGCTCGCGCACGTCTCGGCCGGGACGACGGTCGGTGCGCTCACCCCGACGCTGGTCGCGTCCTTCGGCGCCGCGACGGTGCTGGGGGTGCCGCTCGCGGCGCACGGGTACGGCGGCGGCGGCGCCCACCTCGCCGTCGTCGCGGGCCTGGCCGGGACCGCGGCCGTGATCAGCTACGTGACGCAGCGCCACCTGGTGCTGCCCAACACCGTCACCGCCGACCTGCCCGAGACGATGCTCGGCGTCCAGCAGCTGGTGCCGCTGCTGTCGGCCGGCGGGATGCTGGTGGCCGGGGGCGTCGTACCGGTCGCGCTGCTCGCCTACTGGGTCTGCAGCTCGCTGTGGACCTGCGGCCAGGCCGCGGTCATCCACCGCTGGTTCCCCACCCCCGGATCGCCGGCGGCGCTGCGCCTCGAACGAGAGTGA